In one Leishmania major strain Friedlin complete genome, chromosome 13 genomic region, the following are encoded:
- a CDS encoding cis-prenyltransferase-like protein, with the protein MLTGTLPQLQHGATPAQRGASSAMNDSNDILALRTACGTFGVVCFSVLIFAFLGHIALALLKVSSRGGVPPAGKAITVNKQHHIAHNVRHLGIIMDGNRRYGRRQSTAARGPDPSALREIREELCSATELTAAHSAAEQACWLAARYKRFAAVIQHSSLVGHRLGGEKLLEVIKHSMAAHIDMVTVYAFSTDNWNRPAAEVDALISLFFFFFDRIRKEALERHIFVRFISTEPFRLPPRAVEFMRSVERETRAVQPRRLVLNICVSYSGQSEVLAACNRLVARRLRDSTDPGSAAAVATEVTKKELDREMLRSITQDEHEAEDAHIFGGGASVEPELIIRTSGEQRISNFLLYECAYSEFVFLDKAWPEVTQEDIRQALADFARREKRKGR; encoded by the coding sequence atGTTAACGGGGACTCTCCCACAACTGCAGCACGGGGCCACCCCAGCGCAGCGTGGCGCATCGTCGGCTATGAACGACAGCAACGACATCCTGGCTCTCCGCACGGCCTGCGGCACGTTTGGGGTGGTGTGCTTCTCCGTGCTCATCTTCGCCTTTCTGGGCCACATAGCGCTCGCCTTGCTAAAGGTGTCTTCACGAGGAGGCGTACCACCGGCAGGCAAGGCAATCACGGTGAACAAACAACACCACATCGCCCACAATGTGCGGCACCTCGGCATCATCATGGACGGCAACAGGCGCTACGGCAGGCGCCAGAGCACGGCCGCAAGAGGCCCAGACCCATCGGCGCTGCGAGAGATACGCGAGGAGTTGTGCAGCGCCACAGAGCTCACCGCGGCCCATAGCGCGGCCGAGCAGGCGTGCTGGCTGGCAGCGCGCTACAAACGCTTTGCAGCGGTCATTCAGCACAGCTCCCTTGTCGGCCACCGCCTCGGTGGggagaagctgctggaggtCATCAAGCACAGCATGGCGGCGCACATCGATATGGTGACGGTGTACGCCTTTTCCACCGACAACTGGAATCGCCCTGCCGCGGAAGTAGATGCACTCATCtcactcttttttttcttctttgaCCGCATCCGCAAGGAGGCGCTAGAGCGGCACATCTTTGTGCGTTTTATATCCACCGAACCGTTCCGCCTACCGCCTCGCGCGGTGGAGTTCATGAGGAGTGTGGAGCGCGAGACGCGAGCAGTGCAGCCCCGTCGGCTGGTGCTGAACATCTGTGTGAGCTACAGCGGTCAGTCGGAGGTACTGGCGGCGTGCAACCGCCTTGTTGCCCGCCGCCTCCGAGACAGCACCGACCCcggctccgccgccgccgttgcaaCAGAGGTGACGAAGAAAGAGCTGGACAGAgagatgctgcgcagcatcacGCAGGACGAgcacgaggcggaggacgcGCATATcttcggcggtggcgcctctGTAGAACCAGAGCTTATTATCCGCACAAGTGGAGAGCAGCGCATCAGTAACTTTCTCCTCTATGAGTGCGCCTACTCCGAGTTTGTGTTTCTGGACAAGGCGTGGCCCGAGGTGACACAGGAGGATATTCGGCAGGCGCTCGCCGATTTCGCTCGTCGCGAGAAACGCAAGGGGCGTTGA
- a CDS encoding putative ribonuclease HII: MAGPVGVAATLYRISATPVRYAVMDSKKMKESDRAETLEAMCAELSDAGVEGFVGTTVRDGACCLVRYQRRKPLQAVAAALVDVSVINERNILNATLEGMSAVCEAVVRSYNAVSGLGTLTPLTCAILIDGNRVPWTFLSGEERQRVCVQAVRKVEARKRIGVEYPALDGFSCTTVVKGDATLLSIAAASIVAKVARDAYAVSVMHPAFPQYGFDHHKGYCTAAHKAELARWGPSRFHRLDYAPVKGTLGGQRGDAERTPASLEGPVM; the protein is encoded by the coding sequence ATGGCGGGTCCGGtgggcgtcgctgccacccTCTATCGCATTTCCGCCACTCCGGTGCGCTACGCTGTGATGGACAGCAAGAAGATGAAGGAGAGCGATCGCGCCGAGACGCTGGAGGCAATGTGCGCGGAGCTGAGTGACGCAGGCGTCGAGGGTTTCGTGGGGACTACCGTGAGGGATGGCGCGTGCTGCCTTGTGCGGTATCAGCGGCGTAAGCCACTGCAAGCAGTGGCTGCGGCGCTCGTCGACGTTTCTGTCATCAACGAACGCAACATCCTTAATGCCACGCTCGAGGGGATGTCTGCAGTGTGTGAAGCCGTCGTACGCTCGTACAACGCGGTGAGTGGACTCGGCACCCTCACTCCGTTGACCTGCGCGATTCTCATCGACGGTAATCGAGTGCCGTGGACGTTCCTGTCTGGCGAGGAGCGACAGCGGGTGTGCGTACAGGCGGTGCGTAAGGTTGAGGCTCGTAAGCGGATAGGCGTAGAATACCCTGCTTTGGATGGGTTCAGCTGCACGACTGTGGTCAAGGGCGATGCGACGCTTCTGTCCATCGCGGCTGCATCGATTGTGGCCAAGGTTGCAAGGGACGCGTACGCGGTGTCCGTTATGCATCCCGCGTTCCCCCAGTACGGTTTTGACCACCACAAAGGCTACTGCACCGCGGCGCACAAGGCGGAGCTTGCCAGATGGGGTCCGAGCCGTTTTCACCGCCTCGACTACGCGCCTGTAAAAGGCACTCTTGGAGGCCAAAGGGGCGACGCGGAGCGCACTCCTGCGTCGCTCGAGGGGCCGGTAATGTGA
- the POLIB gene encoding putative mitochondrial DNA polymerase I protein B has protein sequence MFRRLGSSWPRALAQPLRSSCTVQSLTKAQAALARGRAPSVDAAAEYAEFFRVPISVDAGVVRSTQEYYTNIRRLAAENQSDVAQRNSPKKSCGDSSVATFLVGYHFQTATFQIFSIAADDIVCSVDTRMEASEVWSVADELMTHISGESPQLALIPVVETEKERKRLQEPLQKLTSLLKFSGLQVATHVDTLELSSVLCNSPPSPRAITQDAVSGVSPAPMTRTWFQAHWAFIRTAACQAMSADPLQTVSTYVLPRFSVYLIHLVRAGSRGLNVSLWDPVSRRRFSAKGMLSDVLACLLDTRSSQMILVPTTRTDRAALFRCRTAVVKAGHDCVVVYASEVSERLRGCYQSDLMRYWGAMKETASFLDADLLFGIYTAAGNTLRSYQRKKLSQSHTCDHLSLLNSSDEGIATPQNALNWACYFTLPKRVAAEKAELRHYDKFITIAYVSTDHTVHAQPVNPVADINHVLSACITDHANRTVEPWAIYTKRGQFCLPSLDGYDVLVTHDAKSLVLLLSGDAELQKFIKRGGRVWCVTLAEYLLEAQRCTTGSNSLHDLALRHGVQLPPSSRVGTPNDRLPFALQRQFLLHAAPAVVKVFVEQLKRALEQCQVLSLAHRMDSLLAMTSIEKAGIHIDAEEAARQTASLKSAASVLDAAMEAYVPSEVPVDMRIYFDWASLQQQHAYFFGGTISLGHQAYARDTPLWTSNVVHLCHRYGAFLHMVGELHLQRYAAQCALPTSGGLPSRIHQHIEVQGSQKLKTYRVVFFDIETTGLNPSTDAIVEVAMFDPIENSTFHTLVNPQRPITPRTVGIHHITNAMVRDAPTVDVVAKSIGQYLRLDKASYNPHEILVLVGHNVFSVDEPMLRRALECHAPECQLDGILFCDSLALLNAHRSELRWRMRTKRTNQPLMDALASSLRLSRLITALNVRPEGDLHRADTDTKALWYVLINILGVADKDAVAQRDKILIEAANCFLRSPSIGCFVPAERQNRLVKVRLPGVAADYVRNAKLIASLQSKVFSETVLASLHAHGVKPAGLLLQRQLLDRHTSTFLQPSTGGRLAILHRDGRVHQHIDMTATTTSRTVSAYPSCQNIPKDDKSSVRRLFVSRFGSKGRCVEVDYSQLEIVVLAILCNDANLTNDLNSGVDFHVKRAAFFSGLPYDEIYQGYKRNVPKYVKLRRTAKQFSFQRLYGAGVPLLHKTTGIPVKDLEASIQRENEEYPGIAQFHRIIRSVALRPNNPGLPTSFIAEMPTGLRMSLRTRDVVLNLPPIKNYPIQGYGAELAQMMLGRLYRHFVRKDFYDDRAFLINFVHDSVWMDCHVDVLRECVRDTCRILGSVHEYVPKVFPGVKISVPLQVSASCGVDMCSMESIKGDDYMFVSKQRKTRSAEVQDFLDLTTAKSNFSAVMEESVASEEEGSGETATSEAEATE, from the coding sequence ATGTTTCGTCGCTTGGGCAGCTCCTGGCCCCGCGCGCTGGCGCAACCACTGCGCTCAAGCTGCACTGTGCAGTCCCTGACCAAGGCCCAGGCAGCGCTGGCAAGAGGGAGGGCTCCGTCAGTGGATGCCGCTGCAGAGTACGCCGAGTTCTTTCGCGTCCCCATTTCGGTGGACGCCGGTGtcgtgcgcagcacgcagGAATACTACACAAACATCCGCAGGCTGGCAGCCGAGAATCAAAGCGACGTCGCTCAGCGTAACTCGCCGAAGAAGAGCTGCGGGGATAGCAGCGTGGCGACTTTCCTGGTGGGGTACCACTTCCAGACAGCCACCTTTCAGATCTTTTCCATCGCGGCGGATGACATTGTGTGTAGCGTGGATACGAGGATGGAGGCTTCCGAGGTGTGGAGTGTGGCGGATGAGCTCATGACCCACATTAGCGGCGAATCACCGCAGCTTGCTCTCATACCCGTTGTAGAGACGGAAAAGGAGCGGAAAAGGCTGCAGGAGCCTCTCCAAAAGCTCACATCCTTGCTGAAGTTCAGCGGGCTGCAAGTGGCCACTCACGTGGACACCCTCGAGCTCAGTTCCGTGCTGTGCAACAGTCCTCCGTCGCCGCGTGCAATCACACAGGACGCTGTGTCTGGTGTGTCTCCAGCTCCTATGACGCGCACGTGGTTCCAAGCGCATTGGGCGTTCATCCGCACTGCAGCGTGCCAGGCAATGTCGGCAGACCCATTGCAGACTGTGAGCACGTACGTGCTGCCCCGCTTCTCCGTCTACCTCATTCATCTCGTGCGCGCTGGCTCTCGTGGGCTTAACGTGTCGCTCTGGGATCCGGTgagtcgccgccgcttctccgCCAAGGGCATGCTCTCTGACGTGCTTGCCTGCCTGCTCGATACGCGTTCCAGCCAGATGATCTTGGTGCCTACGACCCGAACCGACCGCGCTGCACtcttccgctgccgcaccgccgttgTGAAGGCTGGCCACGATTGCGTCGTCGTATACGCGTCAGAGGTGAGCGAAcgcctgcgcggctgctACCAGTCCGACCTGATGCGGTACTGGGGGGCGATGAAGGAGACTGCGAGCTTCCTGGACGCGGATCTGCTCTTCGGCATCTACACCGCAGCCGGCAACACACTCCGCAGTTATCAGCGCAAGAAGCTCTCCCAGAGTCACACGTGTGACCACTTGAGTCTGTTGAACAGCTCGGATGAGGGCATCGCGACCCCACAGAACGCGCTCAACTGGGCCTGCTACTTTACTCTCCCCAAGCGTGTTGCAGCTgagaaggcggagctgcgccatTACGACAAGTTCATCACCATCGCCTACGTCTCCACCGACCACACCGTGCACGCCCAGCCGGTAAACCCGGTGGCGGACATCAACCACGTGCTGAGTGCGTGCATCACCGACCACGCGAACCGGACAGTGGAGCCGTGGGCCATCTACACGAAGCGTGGGCAGTTCTGCTTACCCAGCCTCGACGGATACGACGTGCTCGTCACACACGATGCCAAGtcgcttgtgctgctgctgtcgggTGATGCCGAGCTGCAGAAGTTCATCaagcgcggcggccgtgtgtggtgtgtgaCGCTGGCCGAGTATCTTCTCGAGGCGCAGCGATGCACCACTGGCAGCAACAGCCTTCACGATTTGGCCCTACGTCAcggtgtgcagctgccgccatcgtcgcgcGTTGGTACGCCAAACGACCGTCTCCCGTTTGCCCTTCAGCGGCAGTTTCTCCTCCACGCAGCGCCCGCGGTAGTGAAGGTGTTTGTGGAGCAGTTGAAGCGTGCGCTTGAGCAGTGCCAGGTGCTGAGCTTGGCGCACCGCATGGATTCCCTGCTTGCGATGACGAGCATCGAGAAGGCCGGCATTCACATCgatgcggaggaggcggcacgACAGACGGCCTCACTGAAgagcgccgcgtcggtgctggacgcggcgatggaggcgtACGTGCCAAGCGAGGTACCAGTTGACATGAGGATTTACTTTGACtgggcgtcgctgcagcagcagcacgcctaCTTCTTTGGTGGCACAATTTCGCTAGGACACCAGGCCTACGCACGCGATACCCCTCTATGGACGTCGAACGTGGTTCATCTCTGCCACCGCTACGGCGCTTTCCTCCACATGGTGGGGGAGCTACACCTGCAGCGTTACGCCGCCCAATGCGCGCTGCCAACGTCGGGAGGGCTGCCGAGCCGCATCCATCAGCACATCGAGGTGCAGGGATCGCAGAAACTGAAAACGTACCGCGTCGTCTTCTTTGATATTGAGACAACGGGGCTCAACCCAAGCACGGATGCCATTGTGGAGGTGGCGATGTTCGACCCGATCGAGAACAGCACGTTTCACACGCTCGTGAACCCGCAGCGCCCTATCACTCCGCGAACTGTTGGCATTCACCACATCACAAACGCGATGGTGCGCGACGCGCCGACCGTGGACGTGGTCGCGAAGAGCATTGGCCAGTATCTGCGCCTCGACAAGGCCTCGTACAACCCGCATGAGATTTTGGTGCTGGTGGGCCACAACGTCTTCTCCGTGGACGAgccgatgctgcgccgcgcgctcGAGTGTCACGCGCCGGAGTGCCAGCTGGACGGCATTCTGTTTTGCGACTCACTGGCGCTCCTTAATGCTCACCGGAGCGAGCTGCGATGGCGCATGCGCACCAAACGCACGAACCAACCCCTCATGGATGCCCTCGCATCCTCTCTGCGCCTCAGTCGCCTGATCACAGCGCTCAACGTGCGGCCGGAAGGCGACCTGCACCGCGCTGACACGGACACAAAGGCACTCTGGTATGTGCTGATCAACATCCTCGGTGTCGCCGACAAAGacgctgtggcgcagcgggACAAGATTTTGATCGAGGCCGCCAACTGCTTCCTGCGCTCTCCGTCGATCGGGTGCTTTGTACCGGCAGAGCGTCAAAATCGGCTCGTGAAGGTGCGGCTGcccggcgtcgctgccgattACGTCCGCAACGCGAAGCTGATTGCCAGTCTGCAGAGCAAAGTCTTCTCCGAAACTGTGCTCGCGTCCTTGCACGCCCACGGCGTGAAGCCGGCCGgcctgctcctgcagcggcagctgctcgaccGTCACACCTCCACTTTCCTGCAACCGAGCACAGGCGGGCGGCTGGCCATTCTGCACCGAGACGGCAGAGTACACCAGCACATCGACATGACCGCCACGACGACGTCGCGTACTGTTAGCGCCTACCCGAGTTGCCAGAACATTCCGAAGGACGATAAGTCGTCTGTGCGGCGTCTCTTTGTGTCCCGCTTCGGCTCCAAGGGGCGTTGCGTCGAGGTGGACTACTCGCAGCTGGAGATTGTGGTGCTGGCGATCCTGTGCAACGACGCAAACCTCACAAACGACCTCAATAGCGGTGTCGACTTCCACGTGAAGCGGGCGGCGTTCTTTAGCGGGCTGCCATACGACGAGATTTACCAGGGCTACAAGCGCAATGTCCCCAAGTACGTTAAGCTGCGCAGGACGGCGAAGCAGTTCTCCTTTCAGCGTCTGTACGGCGCTGGGGTGCCGCTGTTGCACAAGACCACCGGCATTCCCGTAAAGGACCTGGAGGCGTCGATTCAGAGAGAGAATGAGGAGTACCCCGGCATCGCGCAGTTTCACCGCATTATCCGGTCTGTCGCGCTTCGCCCGAACAACCCAGGGCTGCCCACCAGCTTCATTGCCGAGATGCCGACAGGGCTGCGGATGAGCCTGCGCACGCGGGATGTGGTGCTGAACCTGCCTCCCATCAAGAACTACCCAATTCAAGGCtacggcgcggagctggcgcagaTGATGCTCGGCCGCCTCTACCGGCATTTTGTGCGGAAAGACTTCTACGATGACCGCGCGTTTCTCATCAACTTTGTTCACGACTCGGTGTGGATGGACTGCCATGTCGATGTGCTGCGGGAATGCGTGAGGGACACGTGCCGCATCCTCGGCTCGGTCCACGAGTACGTCCCAAAGGTGTTCCCTGGAGTGAAGAtcagcgtgccgctgcaAGTCTCTGCGTCGTGCGGGGTAGACATGTGCTCCATGGAGAGCATCAAAGGCGACGACTACATGTTTGTGTCGAAGCAGCGCAAGACGAGGTCCGCAGAGGTGCAGGACTTTTTGGACCTGACGACGGCCAAGTCGAACTTCTCGGCGGTGATGGAGGAAAGCGTCGCgtccgaggaggaggggagcgggGAAACGGCGACGTCCGAGGCGGAAGCGACCGAGTGA
- a CDS encoding metallo-peptidase, Clan MA(E), family 32, protein MQAYTQLEKLCHKVHRLTHLLSLGAWDAKTMMPSKGAAARGAALGELHGLITEMITSPSTKALLDEAETAKAELTTVQQANLRELRRIYASQAALPTELRVLKTKLSATTPLIWAKCRSNNDFATFLPALKEMIALARREAQYRSAATGKPLYEALFNQYESGMTLETLEKILLDVKSWLPELLQKILAAQRDAGLEVVAPEAPFPKDKQEALSRHLMEVWGFDFESGRLDVSEHPFTGMVKEDSRITTAYDLQDFAKGLFATIHETGHSKYETNCGPMEMRGQPVCEARSMTIHESQSRFAEVVIGHSSAFLEFLTPLLKEYFGDQPAFSLENVRLMNQTVKPGFIRIRADEVCYPLHILLRYEIERALIEGTMEAEDIPRVWNEKMKAYLGLETEGRDEIGCLQDIHWSMGAFGYFPTYSLGSMFAAQLMVTIKNELGEDTVDKCIRTGQMEPIFEKQREKIWSQGCLYDTEDLILKATGEALNPKHFREYLERRYLRQEG, encoded by the coding sequence ATGCAGGCCTACACACAACTGGAGAAGCTCTGCCACAAGGTGCACAGATTGACGCACCTTCTGTCTCTCGGCGCTTGGGATGCCAAGACTATGATGCCCTCAaagggcgctgctgctcggggTGCCGCCCTCGGTGAGCTCCACGGACTCATCACTGAGATGATCACCAGCCCGAGCAcgaaggcgctgctggacgaAGCGGAGACGGCCAAGGCCGAGCTCACTACTGTCCAGCAGGCGAACTTGCGCGAGCTCCGTCGCATTTACGCCTCTcaagcagcgctgccgacCGAGCTCCGCGTGCTCAAGACAAAGCTGTCGGCAACCACTCCGCTTATCTGGGCTAAGtgccgcagcaacaacgacTTTGCGACTTTCCTGccggcgctgaaggagatGATTGCGCTTGCGCGCAGGGAGGCGCAGTATCGCTCCGCTGCGACGGGCAAGCCTCTATACGAGGCCCTGTTCAATCAGTACGAGAGTGGCATGACGTTGGAGACGCTGGAGAAAATCTTGCTCGATGTGAAGTCGTGGctgccggagctgctgcagaagaTCCTGGCTGCACAGAGGGACGCGGGGCTGGAGGTGGTTGCGCCTGAGGCGCCCTTTCCCAAGGACAAGCAGGAGGCTCTTAGCCGCCATCTCATGGAGGTGTGGGGCTTCGACTTCGAGTCAGGTCGGCTGGACGTCTCCGAGCACCCGTTTACGGGCATGGTAAAGGAAGACTCGCGCATCACTACCGCCTACGACCTGCAGGACTTCGCCAAGGGGCTCTTCGCGACGATCCACGAGACGGGCCACTCCAAGTACGAGACGAACTGCGGCCCGATGGAGATGCGCGGCCAGCCGGTGTGCGAGGCACGCTCGATGACGATCCACGAGAGCCAGTCGCGCTTTGCCGAGGTTGTGATTGGTCACTCCAGCGCCTTCTTGGAGTTCCTGACTCCACTGCTTAAGGAATACTTCGGTGATCAGCCCGCGTTCTCTCTGGAGAACGTGCGGCTGATGAACCAAACGGTGAAGCCTGGCTTCATCCGGATTCGGGCGGATGAGGTGTGCTACCCGCTGCACATCTTGCTGCGCTACGAAATAGAGCGTGCACTCATCGAGGGCACGATGGAGGCAGAAGACATCCCTCGCGTGTGGAACGAGAAGATGAAGGCATACCTGGGCCTGGAGACGGAGGGCCGCGACGAGATTGGCTGCCTGCAGGACATTCACTGGTCGATGGGCGCCTTTGGCTACTTCCCGACGTACTCGCTGGGCTCCATGttcgcggcgcagctgatggTGACGATCAAGAATGAGCTCGGTGAGGACACAGTGGACAAGTGCATCCGCACTGGTCAGATGGAGCCGATCTTTGAGAagcagagggagaagatCTGGAGCCAGGGATGTCTCTACGACACGGAAGACCTGATTCTCAAGGCGACCGGCGAAGCGCTGAACCCCAAGCACTTTCGCGAGTACTTGGAGCGCCGCTACCTGCGCCAGGAGGGCTGA